A stretch of Primulina tabacum isolate GXHZ01 chromosome 13, ASM2559414v2, whole genome shotgun sequence DNA encodes these proteins:
- the LOC142521824 gene encoding uncharacterized protein LOC142521824 produces MYKCGNLKKRNVETIRAHMYSNGIDLTYHTWIWHGERSTIGNSMNASDRVEQDGQKYFDEEPIDMVHDAYDSYVGNPTQFNKLLEDAEKPLYPGCIKFTKLSALVKLFNLKAKYSWSDKSFTDLLSLLGEILLYDNELLLSLYDAKRSLCTLGMNYMKIHACPNDCILYRKEYANLISCPTCGISMWKFGQKNTVREGVSAKVLWYFPPIPRFQRMFRNKEISKDLTWHADKRLRDGYLRHPVDAPSWKLVDRKWPGFDNELRNLRLAISADGINPHGLMSFAYSCWPVLMISYNLPPWLCIETYDAYRQETFSLRVVLLWTINDFPAYGNLSGFVVKGYHACPICGEETYLTRLKHSRKMSYTCHRRFLPATHPYRRQRKAFNGNQEFNPTPKPLSGHEVLERVERINCRWGKSIGVLKSNKDEIKSCWKKKSIFFELEYWEHLHVRHVLDMMHIEKNVCESLIGTLLEIPGKTKDGVAARLDLVACYTLSKDEERKILNTLAGIQVPACYSSNVRNLLSMKELRLVGLKSHDYHTLIQQLLPVAIRGFLPKHVRDTITRLCFFFNVLCNKVIDVSKRDCDDIVFT; encoded by the exons ATGTACAAATGTGGTAATCTAAAGAAGAGAAATGTAGAAACTATAAGGGCACATATGTATTCTAATGGTATAGATTTGACATATCATACATGGATATGGCATGGGGAAAGATCTACGATAGGGAACTCAATGAATGCTAGTGATCGAGTAGAGCAAGAtggtcaaaaatattttgatgagGAACCGATAGATATGGTACATGATGCATATGATAGTTATGTTGGGAATCCAACCCAATTCAATAAGCTACTTGAAGATGCAGAGAAACCTTTGTATCCTGGATGCATTAAATTTACGAAGTTATCTGCACTTGTGAAATTATTCAACTTGAAGGCAAAATATAGTTGGAGTGATAAAAGTTTCACTGACCTACTCAGTTTGTTAGGAGAAATTCTTCTTTATGACAATGAATTGCTTTTATCTTTATACGATGCGAAGAGAAGCTTGTGTACATTAGGGATGAATTACATGAAAATTCATGCTTGCCCTAATGACTGTATCTTATACCGAAAGGAGTATGCCAATTTGATCAGTTGCCCTACTTGCGGGATTTCAATGTGGAAGTTTGGCCAAAAAAATACGGTAAGGGAAGGAGTGTCTGCAAAGGTCCTGTGGTACTTCCCACCTATTCCTAGATTTCAAAGAATGTTTCGGAACAAGGAGATATCGAAGGATTTGACTTGGCATGCTGATAAAAGACTTCGTGATGGCTACTTACGTCATCCAGTCGATGCGCCATCTTGGAAATTAGTTGATCGCAAGTGGCCTGGGTTTGATAATGAGTTAAGAAATCTTCGATTGGCCATATCAGCTGACGGGATCAATCCCCATGGTTTGATGAGTTTTGCATACAGTTGTTGGCCAGTTTTAATGATCAGTTACAATCTTCCTCCATGGTTGT GCATTGAAACATATGATGCATATCGACAAGAAACTTTCTCACTTAGAGTTGTATTACTATGGACGATCAATGACTTTCCTGCATATGGGAACCTGTCAGGATTTGTTGTGAAAGGATATCATGCATGTCCTATTTGTGGTGAAGAAACCTATTTAACAAGATTGAAGCATAGTAGGAAAATGTCATATACATGCCATAGAAGGTTTCTACCTGCAACTCATCCTTATCGACGACAAAGAAAGGCATTTAACGGGAACCAAGAATTCAACCCCACACCAAAACCATTGAGTGGCCATGAAGTTTtggaaagagttgaaagaattaattGTCGCTGGGGAAAAAGTATAGGGGTGCTTAAGTCGAACAAGGATGAGATAAAATCTTGCTGGAAAAAGAAATCAATATTCTTTGAACTTGAGTACTGGGAACATCTACATGTTCGACATGTTCTTGATATGATGCACATTGAAAAAAATGTATGTGAAAGTCTCATTGGTACGTTACTTGAAATTCCTGGAAAAACAAAGGATGGAGTAGCCGCGAGATTAGACCTTGTAGCATGTTATACACTTAGTAAGGATGAAGAAAGAAAGATTTTGAATACTTTGGCTGGAATACAAGTCCCTGCATGTTACTCATCCAATGTTAGAAACCTTCTATCGATGAAGGAATTGAGACTTGTTGGCCTTAAGTCACATGATTACCACACTTTAATACAACAATTGCTTCCAGTGGCCATCCGTGGTTTCTTGCCCAAACATGTCAGAGACACTATCACTCGATTGTGTTTCTTCTTCAATGTGTTATGTA